The following coding sequences lie in one Streptomyces venezuelae genomic window:
- a CDS encoding serine hydrolase domain-containing protein — protein sequence MTDISRRTGLTAAAAALLAGTAGVPASAAAPRTPNGPRGRALQRGVDAIRATGASGVLAEVQDARGRTTARAGVGDLDAPAKGPVPWGAYYRIGSDTKTYTATVVLQLVGEGRLKLTDTVERWLPGVVRGHGNDGRRITVTNLLRQTSGLNEYITAESGDFTPDAYRRNRFRPQSPQEQLAVALAEPPQWLPDADDPAEERRWGYCNTNYVVAGMLVEAVTGHPWAQEVHERIIEPLGLRHTLIPGTSSYVPQPTATGYTYFPDETRPTETTLGFGGGADGCLISTTHDHGTFLRALLGGRLLRPAQLAAMKSTVPVSDWIPADGVRYGLGIASRPLAGRDDGIWFHGGTSLGYVSEGGVTPDGATAVTAAAFTLRLDSEETHLRQARAALGMVDEVLSTNA from the coding sequence ATGACCGACATCAGCAGGCGCACGGGCCTCACGGCGGCCGCGGCCGCACTTCTCGCGGGGACGGCGGGCGTCCCGGCGTCGGCCGCCGCCCCGCGTACCCCGAACGGCCCGCGTGGACGCGCCCTCCAGCGCGGCGTCGACGCCATCCGCGCCACCGGGGCGAGCGGCGTCCTCGCCGAGGTGCAGGACGCACGCGGCCGCACCACCGCACGGGCAGGAGTCGGCGACCTCGACGCCCCGGCGAAGGGCCCCGTGCCGTGGGGTGCGTACTACCGCATCGGCAGCGACACCAAGACGTACACGGCGACCGTCGTCCTCCAACTGGTCGGGGAGGGGCGGCTGAAGCTGACGGACACCGTGGAGCGCTGGCTGCCCGGCGTGGTCCGCGGACACGGCAACGACGGGCGCCGGATCACCGTCACCAACCTGCTGCGCCAGACGAGCGGCCTCAACGAATACATCACGGCGGAGAGCGGCGACTTCACCCCCGACGCGTACCGGCGCAACCGCTTCCGTCCGCAGTCCCCGCAGGAACAGCTGGCGGTGGCCCTCGCCGAGCCCCCGCAGTGGCTGCCCGACGCCGACGACCCGGCGGAGGAGCGGCGCTGGGGATACTGCAACACCAACTACGTCGTCGCCGGGATGCTCGTCGAGGCGGTCACCGGACACCCCTGGGCCCAGGAGGTCCATGAGCGCATCATCGAACCGCTCGGCCTGCGCCACACGCTCATCCCCGGGACCTCGTCGTACGTGCCGCAGCCGACGGCGACGGGCTACACGTACTTCCCGGACGAGACGCGACCCACCGAGACCACGCTCGGCTTCGGCGGGGGAGCGGACGGCTGCCTCATCTCGACGACACACGACCACGGCACCTTCCTGCGGGCGCTCCTGGGCGGCCGACTGCTGCGCCCCGCACAGCTGGCGGCGATGAAGTCGACGGTGCCGGTGAGCGACTGGATCCCCGCCGACGGCGTCCGCTACGGCCTCGGCATCGCCTCCCGCCCTCTCGCCGGCCGCGATGACGGCATCTGGTTCCACGGCGGCACGAGCCTCGGCTACGTCAGCGAGGGTGGCGTGACCCCGGACGGCGCGACGGCGGTCACCGCCGCGGCGTTCACGCTGCGCCTCGACAGCGAGGAGACCCACCTGCGCCAGGCGCGGGCGGCGCTTGGGATGGTGGACGAGGTGTTGAGCACGAACGCGTAG
- a CDS encoding aldo/keto reductase has translation MTSLPGTLPTRRLGALTVSAQGLGCMGMSHGYGASDDAQSIATIHRALDLGVTLLDTSDFYGSGHNEELIGRALAGPRREQAVVATKFGFANRLGEPTLIRGDAAYVRQACDASLRRLGIDHIDLYYQHRVDTTVPIEETVGAMAELVAAGKVRHLGLSEASARTLRRAHAVHPIAALQSEWSLWTRDLEAEIAPVCRELGIGLVPFSPLGRGFLTGRYTSVEGLPQDDVRRTQPRFAAGNLERNLSIVETLDALAAEKGVTAGQLALAWVQHRGADVVPIPGTRRQKYLEENLGAVAIELSADELAAIDAAAPAGGVAGTRYDERSLAVVDK, from the coding sequence ATGACCAGCCTTCCCGGCACCCTTCCCACGCGCCGCCTCGGCGCGCTGACCGTCTCGGCGCAGGGCCTCGGGTGCATGGGGATGAGCCACGGCTACGGCGCATCGGACGACGCGCAGTCCATCGCGACGATCCACCGAGCCCTCGACCTCGGCGTCACCCTGCTCGACACCTCCGACTTCTACGGCAGCGGCCACAACGAGGAGCTCATCGGGCGCGCCCTCGCCGGCCCGCGACGCGAACAGGCCGTCGTGGCGACGAAGTTCGGCTTCGCCAACCGGCTCGGGGAGCCCACGCTCATCCGCGGCGACGCGGCGTACGTACGACAGGCGTGCGACGCGTCGCTGCGCCGCCTCGGCATCGACCACATCGACCTGTACTACCAGCACCGGGTGGACACGACCGTGCCGATCGAGGAGACCGTCGGCGCGATGGCCGAGCTCGTCGCGGCGGGCAAGGTGCGCCACCTCGGGCTCTCCGAGGCGAGCGCGCGGACCCTGCGGCGGGCGCACGCCGTGCATCCCATCGCGGCGCTGCAGAGCGAGTGGTCGCTGTGGACCAGGGACCTGGAGGCGGAGATCGCGCCGGTCTGCCGCGAGCTCGGCATCGGCCTCGTGCCGTTCTCGCCGCTCGGGCGCGGCTTCCTCACCGGCCGCTACACCTCGGTCGAGGGGCTCCCGCAGGACGACGTGCGCCGCACCCAGCCCCGCTTCGCCGCCGGAAACCTGGAGCGGAATCTGTCCATCGTGGAGACCCTGGACGCGCTGGCCGCCGAGAAGGGTGTCACCGCGGGGCAGCTCGCGCTCGCCTGGGTGCAGCACCGCGGCGCCGACGTCGTGCCCATCCCCGGCACGCGCCGGCAGAAGTACCTGGAGGAGAACCTCGGGGCGGTCGCGATCGAACTGTCCGCCGACGAGCTGGCCGCGATCGACGCGGCGGCGCCCGCGGGCGGCGTGGCGGGCACGCGGTACGACGAGCGCAGCCTGGCCGTCGTCGACAAGTAG
- a CDS encoding TetR/AcrR family transcriptional regulator, translating into MTERDDQEAGLRARLVDVGVELVATQGVQALTLREIARRAGVSHGAPRRYFPTHVSLLSAIARRGFGELAVEVRKAVGDGPDDDARVRLRALSRAYLGFAVTRRGMFELMFRHDLLESNQLGLRETSLPLFDVLTGLVAEARPASGAGARVVAGALWANLHGIAQLWGWGSLSLATGEDDVEALLDAALDAHLGPEAS; encoded by the coding sequence ATGACCGAACGGGATGATCAAGAGGCCGGGCTGCGCGCCCGGCTCGTGGACGTGGGTGTCGAGCTCGTGGCGACGCAGGGGGTGCAGGCGCTGACCCTGCGGGAGATCGCACGCAGGGCGGGCGTCTCGCACGGCGCGCCCCGGCGGTACTTCCCCACGCATGTGTCGCTGCTCTCCGCCATCGCCCGGCGGGGCTTCGGGGAGCTGGCCGTCGAGGTGCGGAAGGCGGTGGGCGACGGTCCCGACGACGACGCCCGGGTACGGCTGCGTGCCCTGAGCCGCGCCTACCTCGGCTTCGCCGTGACCCGTCGCGGCATGTTCGAGCTGATGTTCCGGCACGACCTGCTGGAGAGCAATCAGCTCGGTCTCCGGGAGACCAGCCTCCCCCTCTTCGACGTCCTGACCGGCCTGGTCGCCGAGGCCCGCCCCGCGTCCGGCGCCGGAGCGCGGGTCGTCGCGGGCGCGCTGTGGGCGAACCTGCACGGCATCGCGCAGCTGTGGGGGTGGGGCAGCCTGAGCCTGGCGACGGGCGAGGACGACGTGGAGGCGCTGCTGGACGCGGCACTCGACGCGCACCTCGGGCCGGAGGCCTCGTGA
- a CDS encoding MFS transporter codes for MVVALDGTALTVVQPALQRDLDASFAQVQWTSTGYLIAVASLLVFAGRLGDRYGHGRLFAVGTLGFAAASAGVGLASGIGWVIALRVAQGVFGALLQPATLGMLRAAFPPDRLGMPIALRMSAIGLAAATGPLVGGALATHLGWRSVFYLSVVPAVVIGVLALVVRVPAARREAPAPGLDLPGAGLLAVTLACLVHILVTVPEEGWTTVAVVSLVVATAAGGAFVRHERRAASALVPPRLLRSAGVGAALGILVAASAAMFGALFVGTYFLQDVLGLDPLDCALRALPLAVMMVVSAPLAAVVLRRHGPRRTITAAMTVLAAGILALSRVDATSGPVATGAGFLLLGAGFGTVMVAATAVVVRHAPVADAGVAGGLQQTAMNVGPTVGVAVATTLMTALAPRTAERGAPWQDAAFLSAMTPTLTTLASVAALGALAATGLPRRNAPRPERAAPGA; via the coding sequence ATGGTCGTCGCGCTGGACGGCACCGCGCTGACCGTCGTCCAACCCGCTCTGCAACGCGACCTGGACGCCTCCTTCGCACAGGTGCAGTGGACGAGCACCGGCTATCTGATCGCCGTCGCGAGCCTGCTCGTCTTCGCGGGGCGGCTCGGCGACCGGTACGGGCACGGGCGGCTCTTCGCCGTCGGAACGCTCGGGTTCGCCGCCGCCTCGGCGGGGGTCGGCCTGGCGTCCGGCATCGGCTGGGTGATCGCATTGCGCGTGGCCCAGGGTGTCTTCGGGGCGCTTCTGCAACCCGCGACGCTCGGGATGTTGCGGGCCGCATTCCCGCCGGACCGGCTCGGGATGCCGATCGCGCTGCGGATGAGCGCGATCGGGCTCGCGGCGGCCACGGGACCCCTGGTCGGCGGGGCTCTCGCCACGCACCTCGGCTGGCGTTCGGTGTTCTACCTGAGCGTGGTGCCCGCGGTGGTGATCGGCGTACTGGCGCTGGTGGTACGGGTACCGGCGGCACGCCGGGAGGCCCCCGCGCCCGGGCTCGACCTGCCCGGCGCGGGGCTGCTCGCGGTGACGCTGGCCTGCCTGGTGCACATCCTCGTGACGGTGCCGGAAGAGGGGTGGACGACGGTGGCCGTGGTGAGTCTCGTGGTGGCGACGGCCGCGGGAGGCGCGTTCGTACGGCACGAGAGGCGTGCCGCGAGCGCGCTGGTGCCGCCGCGCCTGCTCCGCTCGGCCGGGGTCGGGGCGGCGCTCGGCATCCTGGTCGCGGCGTCCGCGGCGATGTTCGGGGCGCTCTTCGTCGGCACGTACTTCCTTCAGGACGTCCTGGGCCTCGACCCGCTGGACTGCGCGCTGAGGGCGCTGCCGCTCGCCGTGATGATGGTGGTGAGCGCGCCGCTCGCGGCGGTGGTGCTGCGCAGGCATGGGCCGCGGCGGACGATCACGGCGGCGATGACGGTGCTCGCCGCGGGGATCCTGGCCCTGTCGCGCGTGGACGCGACGTCGGGCCCGGTGGCGACCGGTGCGGGGTTCCTGTTGCTCGGGGCGGGGTTCGGGACGGTGATGGTCGCGGCGACGGCGGTCGTCGTGCGCCATGCTCCGGTCGCCGACGCGGGGGTGGCGGGCGGCCTCCAGCAGACGGCGATGAACGTGGGCCCGACGGTGGGGGTCGCCGTGGCGACGACCCTGATGACGGCCCTGGCGCCGCGTACGGCGGAACGAGGCGCCCCCTGGCAGGACGCCGCGTTCCTCTCCGCGATGACTCCTACGCTCACGACGCTGGCGTCGGTGGCCGCGCTGGGCGCCCTGGCGGCGACGGGCCTGCCGCGACGGAACGCACCACGCCCGGAGCGCGCGGCGCCGGGCGCGTAG
- a CDS encoding NADP-dependent isocitrate dehydrogenase codes for MTDSTIIYTHTDEAPALATHSFLPVVQAYASTAGVGVETRDISLAGRIIASFPERLEESQRISDALAELGELAKTPGANIIKLPNISASIPQLKAAIAELQGQGYALPDYPDDPKTDEERDIRARYDKVKGSAVNPVLREGNSDRRAPASVKNFAKAHPHRMGAWTADSKTNVATMGENDFRSTEKSAVITEAGSLRIELTGDDGSTTVLRESVPVLEGEVVDASVMRVAALREFLKEQVARAKADGVLFSVHLKATMMKVSDPIVFGHVVRAFFPKTFAAHGETLAAAGLTPNDGLGGIFKGLESLPEGAEIKASFEAELAEGPELAMVDSDKGITNLHVPSDVIVDASMPAMIRTSGHMWGPDGEEHDTLAVLPDSSYAGIYQAVIDDCRANGAYDPSTMGSVPNVGLMAQKAEEYGSHDKTFEIPTTGNVRVLDGAGNVVLEQTVAAGDIFRMCQTKDLPIQDWVKLAVTRARATGNPAVFWLDDTRAHDAVLIGKVERYLADHDTEGLDIRIMAPVEATAFSLERIRRGEDTISVTGNVLRDYLTDLFPILELGTSAKMLSVVPLMNGGGLFETGAGGSAPKHVQQLVKENYLRWDSLGEFLALAVSFEHLATKTGNARAQVLADTLDRATGTFLNENKSPSRRLGGIDNRGSHFYLALYWAQELAQQTDDAQLAEAFTALAKTLGEQEQTIVDELIAVQGSPADIGGYYQPDVEKASKVMRPSATFNQALSILG; via the coding sequence GTGACTGACTCGACCATCATCTACACCCACACTGACGAGGCCCCGGCCCTGGCGACCCATTCGTTCTTGCCGGTGGTCCAGGCCTACGCCTCGACGGCCGGTGTCGGCGTGGAGACCCGCGACATCTCGCTCGCGGGGCGCATCATCGCGAGCTTCCCGGAGCGTCTGGAGGAGAGCCAGCGCATCTCCGACGCCCTCGCCGAGCTCGGCGAGCTGGCCAAGACGCCCGGGGCGAACATCATCAAGCTGCCTAACATCTCGGCCTCGATCCCGCAGCTCAAGGCCGCGATCGCCGAGCTGCAGGGCCAGGGCTACGCGCTCCCCGACTACCCGGACGACCCGAAGACCGACGAGGAGCGCGACATCCGCGCCCGCTACGACAAGGTCAAGGGCAGCGCCGTCAACCCGGTCCTGCGCGAGGGCAACTCCGACCGCCGCGCCCCCGCGTCGGTCAAGAACTTCGCCAAGGCCCACCCCCACCGCATGGGCGCCTGGACGGCCGACTCGAAGACGAACGTCGCCACCATGGGCGAGAACGACTTCCGCTCGACCGAGAAGTCCGCGGTGATCACCGAGGCCGGTTCGCTGCGCATCGAGCTCACCGGTGACGACGGCTCCACCACCGTCCTGCGCGAGTCCGTACCGGTCCTCGAGGGCGAGGTCGTCGACGCCTCCGTCATGCGCGTCGCCGCGCTGCGCGAGTTCCTCAAGGAGCAGGTCGCCCGCGCCAAGGCCGACGGCGTCCTCTTCTCCGTGCACCTCAAGGCCACGATGATGAAGGTCTCCGACCCGATCGTCTTCGGCCACGTCGTCCGCGCCTTCTTCCCGAAGACCTTCGCGGCGCACGGCGAGACCCTCGCCGCCGCCGGCCTGACCCCGAACGACGGTCTCGGCGGCATCTTCAAGGGCCTGGAGTCGCTCCCCGAGGGCGCGGAGATCAAGGCGTCCTTCGAGGCCGAGCTCGCCGAGGGCCCGGAGCTCGCCATGGTCGACTCCGACAAGGGCATCACCAACCTGCACGTCCCCAGCGACGTCATCGTCGACGCCTCCATGCCGGCCATGATCCGCACCTCCGGCCACATGTGGGGCCCGGACGGCGAGGAGCACGACACCCTCGCGGTCCTGCCGGACAGCAGCTACGCGGGCATCTACCAGGCCGTCATCGACGACTGCCGCGCCAACGGCGCCTACGACCCGTCGACGATGGGCTCCGTCCCGAACGTCGGCCTCATGGCGCAGAAGGCCGAGGAGTACGGCAGCCACGACAAGACCTTCGAGATCCCCACCACGGGCAACGTGCGGGTCCTCGACGGCGCGGGCAACGTCGTCCTGGAGCAGACCGTCGCCGCCGGTGACATCTTCCGCATGTGCCAGACCAAGGACCTGCCGATCCAGGACTGGGTGAAGCTCGCCGTCACGCGTGCCCGCGCCACCGGCAACCCGGCCGTCTTCTGGCTGGACGACACCCGCGCCCACGACGCCGTGCTCATCGGCAAGGTCGAGCGGTACCTCGCCGACCACGACACCGAGGGCCTGGACATCCGGATCATGGCGCCGGTCGAGGCGACCGCGTTCTCCCTGGAGCGCATCCGCCGCGGCGAGGACACGATCTCCGTCACCGGCAACGTCCTGCGCGACTACCTCACCGACCTCTTCCCGATCCTGGAGCTGGGCACCAGCGCCAAGATGCTGTCGGTCGTCCCGCTGATGAACGGCGGCGGCCTCTTCGAGACGGGCGCCGGCGGCTCCGCCCCGAAGCACGTCCAGCAGCTGGTCAAGGAGAACTACCTGCGCTGGGACAGCCTGGGCGAGTTCCTCGCCCTCGCGGTCAGCTTCGAGCACCTCGCCACGAAGACGGGCAACGCGCGCGCCCAGGTGCTCGCCGACACCCTCGACCGCGCCACGGGCACGTTCCTCAACGAGAACAAGTCGCCGTCGCGTCGCCTCGGCGGCATCGACAACCGCGGCAGCCACTTCTACCTCGCCCTGTACTGGGCGCAGGAGCTGGCCCAGCAGACCGACGACGCGCAGCTCGCCGAGGCCTTCACGGCCCTCGCGAAGACGCTGGGCGAGCAGGAGCAGACCATCGTCGACGAGCTGATCGCCGTGCAGGGCTCGCCGGCCGACATCGGCGGCTACTACCAGCCGGACGTGGAGAAGGCCTCCAAGGTCATGCGCCCGTCCGCGACGTTCAACCAGGCGCTGTCGATCCTGGGCTGA
- a CDS encoding alpha/beta hydrolase, whose product MRVVSAVTAGLGLVGLLAGPGAAADLTGGGAAKPHSPSVSWGACSADQKELNEAGAECAKVAVPLDYADPRGRTIDIAVSRIRAKSPKERRGILLSNPGGPGGTGLANTLALRPALKDVADHYDLIGFDPRFLGESTPVTCGKAPQPTPPAETTTPRRDFEASVRSARDTARRCQEHGDNAELLPHASTRNVARDMDAIRAALGERKLSYYGISYGADLGAVYTQLFPRRSDRIVLDSSTDPAATQYELFQRSGAPAEAALDGLGGHVRSDVLELLARAERHPIPVKDVRLDAPLLRLLLKQLVQHEEYDPQLISVVDDLKKAAAGEEFEPGPALSGLLDLLSSPELADSMTGGAIFMCGDGGWPAGGWPKNPATYWKNMQRSRATQPVFGPYVNGMIAPCAFWGTEPREPGTKIHNDVPVLLLQAKYDNNVPYEGALALHEKLKGSRLVTADIRSHGVYARGTSGLTPVPCADDAVNTYLRDGKLPAADVTCAKPNLKPNLKPSPSTTEKTR is encoded by the coding sequence ATGCGCGTCGTGTCAGCAGTCACCGCGGGCCTGGGCCTCGTCGGGTTGCTCGCGGGCCCCGGGGCCGCCGCGGACCTCACCGGGGGCGGGGCGGCCAAGCCCCATAGCCCGTCCGTCAGTTGGGGCGCCTGCTCCGCCGATCAGAAGGAGCTCAACGAGGCGGGCGCGGAGTGCGCGAAGGTGGCCGTACCCCTCGACTACGCGGACCCCCGCGGCCGTACGATCGACATCGCCGTCTCCCGCATCAGGGCGAAGTCGCCGAAGGAGCGGCGCGGCATCCTGCTCTCGAACCCCGGCGGGCCCGGCGGCACGGGACTCGCCAACACCCTCGCCCTGCGCCCCGCGTTGAAGGACGTCGCCGACCACTACGACCTCATCGGCTTCGACCCGCGCTTCCTCGGCGAGAGCACCCCCGTCACCTGCGGCAAGGCCCCGCAGCCCACGCCGCCCGCCGAAACCACCACCCCGCGCCGGGACTTCGAGGCCTCGGTGCGGTCCGCACGCGACACCGCGCGCAGGTGCCAGGAGCACGGCGACAACGCCGAACTGCTGCCGCACGCGTCGACCAGGAACGTCGCCCGCGACATGGACGCCATCCGCGCGGCGCTCGGCGAGCGCAAACTGTCGTACTACGGCATCTCGTACGGCGCCGACCTGGGCGCCGTCTACACCCAGCTCTTCCCGCGCCGCAGCGACCGGATCGTCCTGGACTCCTCCACCGACCCGGCGGCCACGCAGTACGAACTGTTCCAGCGGTCCGGCGCGCCCGCGGAGGCGGCGCTCGACGGACTCGGCGGACACGTGCGCTCCGACGTCCTGGAGCTCCTTGCGCGCGCCGAACGGCACCCCATCCCGGTCAAGGACGTCCGCCTCGACGCACCACTGCTGCGGCTGCTCCTCAAGCAGCTCGTGCAGCACGAGGAGTACGACCCACAACTCATCAGCGTCGTCGACGACTTGAAGAAGGCCGCCGCGGGCGAGGAGTTCGAACCCGGGCCCGCGCTGAGCGGACTCCTCGACCTCCTCTCGTCGCCCGAGCTGGCGGACAGCATGACGGGCGGCGCGATCTTCATGTGCGGCGACGGGGGCTGGCCGGCGGGCGGCTGGCCGAAGAACCCGGCGACGTACTGGAAGAACATGCAGCGCAGCCGCGCCACCCAGCCGGTCTTCGGGCCGTACGTCAACGGAATGATCGCGCCCTGCGCGTTCTGGGGGACCGAGCCCCGCGAACCCGGAACGAAGATCCACAACGACGTGCCCGTCCTGCTGCTCCAGGCCAAGTACGACAACAACGTCCCGTACGAGGGCGCTCTCGCCCTGCACGAGAAGCTCAAGGGATCCCGACTCGTCACGGCGGACATCCGCTCCCACGGCGTCTACGCACGCGGCACCAGCGGCCTCACCCCCGTCCCGTGCGCCGACGACGCCGTGAACACCTACCTGCGCGACGGCAAGCTGCCCGCGGCGGACGTCACCTGCGCGAAGCCGAACCTGAAGCCGAACCTGAAGCCGAGCCCGAGCACGACGGAGAAGACCCGATGA